One window of the Thermodesulfomicrobium sp. WS genome contains the following:
- the pabB gene encoding aminodeoxychorismate synthase component I has translation MIRAAIAHGSGRRLLLYEAPCAVEMALRPGEVLPVLARVEAMVEAHGLHAVGMVSYEAAAAMDPALPWRDPGPWPLVWFALFAPRFREVPCPKPRALCLPDWEPEMGPAAYVQAIDRIRHYLAAGETYQVNLTYRLRAPFSADSWELWGHLFAQQPSPHAVYLETDDWAVCSASPELFFRRVGPCLLSRPMKGTAPRGRFLEEDGLQAAALRSCAKERAENVMIVDMVRHDLGRVCRPASVRVPRLLEVERYPTVWQMTSLVCGRTDADLARIFQALFPAASITGAPKVRTAHIIQELEPSARRVYTGALGWVRPGQRAHFNVAIRTVLVDNRRAEAEYGVGGGIVWDSVPEAEWRETQLKARVLGPRPRDFGLVETMRATPQGVPLWSWHRKRLAESAQYFGFCVPWSALEEECRLHCRGLSHPAVLRLELWPDGRRHWSIRALPRPVWPYRVVFAERPVDERDPCVCHKTTLRQHLDAERARASAMGAHDAILVNRQGHVTETTIASIVVLFQGQWLTPPRRCGLVPGVLRQRLCARGRVQQAVLTPETVRHAQRILLVNAVRGAWPAVMGDERKRGPGEETAWPGVF, from the coding sequence ATGGTCGAGGCACACGGGCTCCACGCCGTAGGGATGGTGAGCTATGAGGCGGCCGCGGCCATGGACCCGGCCTTGCCGTGGCGTGACCCTGGGCCGTGGCCGCTCGTCTGGTTTGCCCTCTTTGCCCCTCGTTTCCGCGAGGTGCCATGCCCAAAGCCGCGGGCGCTGTGTCTGCCGGACTGGGAGCCGGAGATGGGGCCAGCGGCCTATGTGCAGGCCATCGACCGCATTCGGCACTACCTCGCTGCGGGGGAAACCTATCAGGTCAACCTGACCTACCGACTCCGCGCCCCATTTTCGGCAGACTCGTGGGAGCTTTGGGGCCACCTCTTTGCCCAGCAGCCATCCCCGCATGCCGTATACCTCGAGACGGACGACTGGGCCGTGTGCAGTGCCTCGCCGGAGCTCTTCTTTCGCCGCGTGGGGCCTTGTCTGCTCTCCCGGCCTATGAAGGGGACCGCTCCGCGGGGGCGCTTCCTTGAGGAAGACGGGCTTCAGGCGGCAGCGCTGCGCTCTTGTGCCAAAGAGCGGGCGGAAAATGTCATGATCGTGGACATGGTGCGCCATGATTTGGGCCGGGTGTGCCGCCCCGCAAGCGTGCGTGTGCCGCGGCTGCTGGAGGTGGAGCGCTACCCTACGGTTTGGCAGATGACCTCGCTGGTGTGCGGGCGCACCGATGCGGACTTGGCCCGGATCTTCCAAGCGCTGTTTCCTGCGGCATCCATCACGGGCGCCCCGAAGGTGCGCACTGCGCATATTATTCAGGAACTCGAGCCTTCTGCCCGTCGGGTGTACACAGGCGCCTTGGGCTGGGTGCGGCCTGGCCAGCGCGCCCATTTCAACGTCGCCATCCGCACGGTGCTGGTGGATAACCGGCGTGCCGAAGCGGAGTATGGCGTGGGCGGGGGGATTGTTTGGGACTCCGTGCCCGAGGCCGAATGGAGGGAGACGCAGCTCAAGGCGCGCGTGTTGGGCCCTCGGCCTCGGGACTTTGGGCTGGTGGAAACCATGCGCGCCACCCCTCAGGGCGTTCCCTTATGGTCGTGGCACCGAAAAAGGCTGGCGGAGTCGGCGCAGTATTTTGGGTTCTGCGTCCCGTGGTCCGCGCTGGAGGAAGAGTGCCGCCTGCATTGCCGAGGCCTGTCGCATCCCGCAGTGTTGCGCTTGGAACTTTGGCCGGATGGGCGCCGGCATTGGAGCATCCGAGCGCTGCCGCGTCCCGTTTGGCCGTACCGGGTGGTTTTTGCCGAGCGTCCGGTCGATGAGCGCGACCCGTGTGTCTGTCACAAGACCACCCTGCGCCAGCACCTGGATGCCGAGCGCGCCCGTGCCAGCGCCATGGGGGCGCATGACGCCATTTTGGTGAATCGTCAGGGGCACGTCACCGAGACCACCATTGCCTCCATCGTGGTGCTTTTTCAGGGACAGTGGCTCACGCCGCCACGGCGTTGCGGCTTGGTACCTGGCGTTCTGCGGCAGCGGCTTTGCGCTCGTGGGAGAGTGCAGCAGGCCGTACTCACCCCAGAAACCGTCCGTCATGCCCAGCGGATTCTTCTGGTCAATGCCGTGCGTGGGGCTTGGCCTGCGGTGATGGGCGACGAAAGAAAACGCGGGCCAGGGGAGGAGACTGCCTGGCCCGGAGTTTTTTAG